One Methylosarcina fibrata AML-C10 DNA segment encodes these proteins:
- the rseP gene encoding RIP metalloprotease RseP: protein MSTLFYFILTIGILVSFHEFGHFWVARRAGVKVLRFSIGFGKVLWSYQKSPESTEYVVSAIPLGGYVKMVDEREGEVKREDLPFAFNRQSLWARTAIVAAGPLFNLGLAVALFWAVLVIGETGIKPILGVIEPGTIAQESGFAEGDEIVSIDSKSTPTWSEALNVLVEEAMSGDREIEVQVKNFDGQQYQKIVKIAEDEAQDPEVFYKRLGFKPWMPKLKPVIGDILPESAALVAGLKKGDRIISADGVAIEEWMQWVNMVKSHPGVEIHLIVEREGSRLPISITPKSVPSDENAQGKEAKAEGKIGAAVLIPEDVKNYLRAEYSLPPLAAIPAAIKKTYSYSYSTLVMMAKMVVGQASVKNLSGPISIAQYAGQSASIGLVHFIKFIALVSVSLGILNLLPIPVLDGGHLLFYGIEALKGSPVSENMQLLFQQIGMAILISLMALVMVLDIQRLFH from the coding sequence ATGAGTACACTTTTCTATTTCATTCTTACCATAGGGATTCTGGTTTCTTTTCATGAATTTGGACATTTTTGGGTCGCCCGCCGAGCCGGTGTAAAAGTCTTGCGGTTTTCCATCGGCTTCGGCAAAGTTTTGTGGTCTTATCAAAAATCCCCAGAATCCACCGAGTACGTAGTTTCCGCCATCCCTCTGGGTGGCTATGTCAAAATGGTCGATGAACGAGAAGGCGAAGTAAAAAGGGAAGATCTTCCTTTTGCCTTCAACCGGCAGTCGTTATGGGCCAGAACCGCGATAGTCGCTGCCGGACCTTTGTTTAATCTGGGGCTTGCCGTAGCCTTGTTCTGGGCCGTGCTGGTGATTGGCGAAACCGGAATCAAGCCGATACTCGGTGTTATCGAGCCGGGCACGATAGCTCAAGAGTCAGGATTCGCCGAAGGCGACGAAATTGTTTCGATTGATTCGAAATCGACGCCAACCTGGTCGGAAGCCTTGAACGTACTGGTCGAGGAGGCGATGTCGGGAGACCGCGAGATCGAAGTCCAGGTAAAAAACTTCGACGGCCAACAATATCAAAAGATAGTAAAAATAGCCGAGGATGAAGCTCAGGATCCGGAGGTTTTCTACAAACGTCTGGGATTTAAACCCTGGATGCCGAAATTGAAGCCGGTGATCGGCGATATTCTTCCGGAAAGCGCCGCCCTGGTTGCCGGTTTAAAGAAAGGCGATCGCATCATCAGCGCCGATGGCGTGGCGATCGAGGAGTGGATGCAATGGGTCAATATGGTAAAAAGTCATCCCGGAGTGGAAATCCATTTGATCGTCGAGCGGGAAGGCTCGCGCCTGCCGATATCGATTACTCCGAAAAGCGTCCCGTCCGATGAAAACGCTCAGGGAAAAGAGGCCAAGGCCGAAGGTAAAATAGGCGCCGCCGTACTGATTCCGGAGGACGTGAAGAACTACTTGCGGGCCGAATACTCGTTGCCGCCGCTGGCCGCCATTCCCGCCGCCATTAAAAAAACCTACTCGTATTCCTACTCGACTTTGGTCATGATGGCTAAAATGGTAGTGGGTCAGGCTTCGGTAAAAAACTTGAGCGGTCCCATCAGTATCGCCCAATACGCCGGGCAATCGGCCAGTATCGGGCTGGTGCACTTCATCAAATTCATCGCCTTGGTCAGCGTCAGTCTGGGGATATTGAATTTATTGCCGATTCCGGTATTGGACGGCGGTCATTTATTGTTTTACGGCATCGAAGCTCTCAAGGGCAGCCCCGTTTCCGAAAACATGCAATTGTTGTTTCAGCAAATCGGCATGGCTATACTCATATCGTTGATGGCCCTGGTGATGGTCCTGGATATTCAAAGACTGTTTCATTAA
- a CDS encoding DsbC family protein, with amino-acid sequence MNRLINIAAFSLMASALFSVKADENAVRQSLSKSMPTIKIDSIKPSVVKGLFEVRVGANILYVSDDGKYLLQGRLVDVEARTDLTEEKLSEVRKSELEKIGQDNMIVFKPKIARHKVWVFTDIDCGYCRKLHSEIDQYLAQGITVQYLFFPRAGKGSESYDKAVSVWCAKDRNAALTEAKKGKTPPAKTCDNPVDEHMQLGADFDVKGTPMIITESGNAYPGYLPAKQLAEALESEKSSNP; translated from the coding sequence ATGAATAGATTAATCAATATTGCCGCATTCAGTCTAATGGCATCGGCTTTGTTCTCCGTTAAAGCGGATGAGAATGCCGTCAGACAGTCCTTGTCGAAATCGATGCCGACCATCAAAATCGATTCGATCAAACCTTCCGTAGTCAAAGGGTTGTTTGAAGTGAGAGTCGGAGCCAATATTTTATATGTATCCGATGACGGCAAGTATTTGCTTCAGGGGCGATTGGTCGACGTCGAAGCCCGCACCGATTTAACCGAAGAGAAGTTGAGCGAAGTGCGCAAGTCGGAACTTGAAAAAATCGGACAGGACAACATGATCGTGTTCAAGCCGAAAATCGCTCGCCACAAGGTCTGGGTTTTTACCGACATCGATTGCGGTTATTGCCGGAAACTGCATTCGGAAATCGATCAGTATCTTGCTCAAGGAATTACCGTTCAATATCTGTTTTTTCCGAGAGCGGGAAAAGGATCCGAATCCTACGATAAGGCTGTTTCGGTCTGGTGCGCGAAAGACCGCAACGCGGCTCTGACCGAAGCGAAAAAAGGCAAGACGCCTCCTGCAAAGACCTGTGACAATCCTGTTGATGAACACATGCAGTTGGGCGCGGATTTTGACGTAAAAGGAACGCCGATGATCATTACCGAAAGCGGTAATGCCTATCCCGGCTATTTGCCTGCGAAACAACTGGCGGAAGCGCTGGAAAGCGAGAAAAGCTCGAATCCTTAA
- a CDS encoding fibronectin type III domain-containing protein, with the protein MKFSCPRALSRPHALEHRRTASAGLLCLGLVLSAAQIESAHAAWRPSRDTSAPSVPGGVSATAASTSAINLAWTAATDNVGVKGYKIYRGGSQIATVTGTSFSNTGLTSGKSYSYTVAAYDAAGNSSKQSSSVSATTSSADTTAPTVPGGLAATAVSSSSISLSWNASTDAVGVQGYTVYRNGVELASVAGTTFSDSGLSPNTTYQYTVSAYDAAGNRSAQSASSSATTDSSGGGSGGGGGGSAGGVPAGIYSIDTVVDKPFVDGVLIRVYWSQVEKTEGKYDFSKVASVIKQAQALGQGVSIANMVVAEPSWLLNKTETFSDPQFGVITAPWDTTMLDALEKYITAFSNYQVDGIAIKDHPTVRQVDAAIGGIQSIRMMQPPSGYTAQKLEDGVLRSVRAWVNAFPNKHIYAGLFGVNDGAKNPSTVEAIRDDLMAEFDGVSKPKLNFFQEVLTGMAPTLNSPLATIVSDVKNETSIMYQACGEWKNQSAWSWCYWANNDSPDAGFSFAYNNFNTTYFEIYQTDLMNDAYASQFQKWHDTLKPYLP; encoded by the coding sequence ATGAAGTTTTCTTGCCCTCGCGCGTTAAGCCGTCCTCATGCCCTCGAACACCGTCGCACGGCCTCGGCGGGCCTGCTGTGCCTGGGATTGGTGCTGAGCGCCGCCCAGATCGAGTCCGCTCACGCCGCCTGGCGGCCGAGCCGGGACACCTCCGCCCCCAGCGTTCCCGGCGGCGTTTCCGCCACCGCCGCCTCGACCTCGGCGATCAACCTGGCCTGGACCGCGGCCACCGACAACGTCGGCGTCAAAGGCTACAAGATTTACCGCGGCGGCAGTCAGATCGCCACCGTCACCGGCACCTCGTTCTCGAACACCGGCCTGACCTCCGGCAAGAGCTACAGCTATACCGTGGCCGCTTACGATGCCGCCGGCAATAGCTCGAAGCAGTCGTCCTCCGTCTCGGCCACAACCTCCTCGGCCGACACCACGGCCCCGACCGTTCCGGGAGGGCTCGCCGCGACCGCGGTCTCGTCCTCGTCCATCAGCCTGAGCTGGAACGCCTCGACCGATGCGGTCGGCGTCCAAGGCTATACGGTGTATCGCAACGGCGTCGAGCTCGCCTCGGTGGCCGGCACCACCTTCAGCGACAGCGGCCTGAGCCCGAACACCACTTACCAATACACGGTCTCGGCTTACGATGCCGCCGGCAACCGCTCGGCGCAGTCGGCCTCGTCCAGCGCCACCACCGACAGCTCCGGCGGCGGCAGCGGTGGTGGCGGTGGCGGCAGCGCCGGCGGGGTGCCGGCCGGCATCTATTCGATCGATACCGTAGTCGACAAGCCCTTCGTCGACGGCGTGCTGATCCGTGTGTACTGGAGCCAGGTCGAAAAAACCGAAGGCAAGTACGATTTCAGCAAGGTAGCCTCGGTGATCAAGCAGGCGCAGGCTCTGGGTCAGGGTGTTTCGATCGCCAACATGGTGGTGGCCGAGCCCAGTTGGCTTCTGAACAAGACCGAAACGTTCAGCGATCCCCAATTCGGCGTGATCACCGCGCCCTGGGACACCACGATGCTGGACGCGCTGGAAAAATACATCACCGCTTTCAGTAATTATCAGGTGGACGGCATCGCAATCAAGGATCACCCCACCGTCCGGCAGGTGGATGCGGCCATCGGCGGCATCCAGTCGATCCGGATGATGCAGCCGCCTTCCGGCTACACCGCGCAAAAACTGGAAGACGGGGTGCTCCGCTCGGTCCGCGCCTGGGTTAATGCTTTCCCCAACAAGCACATCTATGCCGGCCTGTTCGGTGTCAACGACGGCGCCAAGAATCCTTCGACGGTGGAAGCCATCCGCGACGACTTGATGGCCGAGTTCGACGGCGTCAGCAAGCCGAAGCTTAATTTCTTCCAGGAAGTGCTGACCGGCATGGCGCCGACGCTAAATTCGCCGCTGGCGACAATAGTCAGCGACGTCAAGAACGAAACCAGCATCATGTACCAGGCCTGCGGCGAATGGAAGAACCAGAGCGCCTGGTCCTGGTGCTACTGGGCCAACAACGACAGTCCGGACGCCGGCTTCAGTTTCGCCTACAACAACTTCAATACCACCTATTTCGAGATTTATCAGACAGACCTTATGAACGACGCTTACGCCAGCCAGTTCCAGAAATGGCACGACACGCTGAAACCTTATCTGCCTTAA
- a CDS encoding ATP-dependent DNA helicase has translation MTELESFFGSDGPLAQVIPGYQPRESQLEMARAIIEAIRTERNLIAEAGTGTGKTFAYLAPAILSGKKVIISTGTKNLQDQLFLKDLPVIRKAIKVPFIAALLKGRSNYLCTLRLHNSLNSAFGFSKEEADALAKIASWAKRTHTGDIAEMSEVAEADPVWHQATSTLDNCLGQDCPDYAGCFLVKARKKAQEAEILVVNHHLLCADWSIRDSGFGELLPDAEVVIIDEAHQLSDTASNFLGDTVGSRQLGDLAKDALIEYFKDATDMPALRTACEDLEHEVKDLRLAFGIELKRGDWRDIENNPKINAGLAAVKDQLQRLSDQLELASVKSKGLELCHKRSEDLLQQLKTITEDSGGKWIRWYETHRKTVTLSRTPLDIAAEFQSFMRQHPAIWIFTSATLSVAHRFDHFARNLGLSDIDSASWESPFDYARMSLFYHPKGLPQPEHPDFIPRIVDFVVPVLQASRGRAFFLFTSHRALKQAAEILDGKIDYPLLIQGSRPKAQLIERFKKAGNAVLLGTSSFWEGVDVRGDALSCVIIDKLPFSSPGDPVLKARLDAMSRQGRNPFFEHQLPSAVIALRQGIGRLIRDVTDRGVLMVCDPRLLKRSYGQMFLDSVPAMRRTRDIEEVRAFFLQEKKELRT, from the coding sequence TTGACAGAACTAGAATCATTTTTCGGCAGCGACGGCCCTCTCGCCCAAGTCATTCCGGGGTATCAGCCCCGCGAATCCCAACTGGAAATGGCCAGGGCCATTATCGAGGCCATCCGGACCGAGCGGAATTTAATCGCAGAAGCGGGCACCGGCACGGGCAAGACCTTTGCCTATCTGGCTCCGGCCATACTCTCGGGCAAAAAAGTCATTATTTCGACCGGCACCAAGAATCTGCAGGACCAGCTTTTTTTAAAGGATTTGCCGGTGATCCGGAAAGCGATCAAAGTGCCGTTTATTGCCGCCTTGCTGAAAGGCCGCAGCAATTATTTATGCACGCTGCGCCTTCATAATTCGTTGAATTCGGCTTTCGGCTTCAGCAAGGAAGAGGCGGATGCGCTGGCAAAAATCGCCTCCTGGGCGAAGCGCACCCACACCGGCGACATTGCCGAAATGTCCGAAGTCGCGGAAGCCGATCCGGTCTGGCATCAGGCCACCTCGACCCTGGACAACTGCCTCGGGCAGGATTGCCCCGACTATGCCGGCTGTTTTCTGGTCAAGGCGCGCAAGAAAGCGCAGGAAGCCGAGATTCTGGTCGTCAACCATCATCTTTTGTGCGCCGACTGGTCCATCCGGGACAGCGGCTTCGGCGAGCTGCTTCCCGATGCCGAGGTCGTCATCATCGACGAAGCCCATCAATTGTCCGACACCGCTTCGAACTTCCTCGGAGATACCGTCGGCAGCCGGCAACTCGGCGATCTGGCCAAGGACGCCCTGATCGAATATTTCAAGGACGCCACCGATATGCCGGCCCTTCGCACCGCCTGTGAAGACCTGGAACACGAAGTCAAAGACTTGCGTCTGGCGTTCGGTATCGAGCTGAAACGGGGCGATTGGCGGGACATCGAAAACAATCCGAAAATTAACGCCGGTCTGGCCGCCGTCAAGGATCAACTGCAGCGGCTGAGCGATCAACTGGAACTGGCTTCGGTAAAATCCAAGGGACTGGAGCTGTGCCATAAACGGTCCGAGGATCTGCTGCAGCAGCTTAAAACGATCACCGAAGACTCGGGCGGCAAATGGATAAGGTGGTATGAAACGCACCGGAAAACCGTCACCTTGAGCCGGACGCCGCTGGATATCGCGGCCGAGTTTCAAAGCTTCATGCGCCAGCATCCGGCGATCTGGATTTTTACCTCGGCCACGCTGAGCGTAGCTCATCGATTCGACCATTTCGCCCGCAACCTGGGTTTGAGCGACATTGACAGCGCCAGTTGGGAAAGTCCTTTCGATTACGCCCGAATGTCCTTGTTCTACCATCCCAAAGGCCTGCCCCAGCCCGAGCATCCCGATTTCATACCGCGCATCGTCGACTTCGTCGTGCCGGTTTTACAGGCCAGCCGGGGCCGGGCGTTTTTTCTTTTTACCAGCCACCGGGCTCTGAAGCAGGCGGCGGAAATACTGGACGGTAAAATCGATTATCCGCTGCTGATCCAGGGCAGCCGCCCGAAAGCCCAGTTGATCGAGCGTTTCAAGAAAGCCGGCAATGCCGTCTTATTGGGGACATCGAGTTTTTGGGAGGGCGTCGACGTTCGCGGCGACGCCTTGTCTTGCGTCATCATCGACAAACTGCCTTTCTCCTCGCCGGGCGATCCGGTGTTGAAAGCCCGGCTGGACGCGATGAGCCGACAAGGGCGCAATCCGTTTTTCGAACATCAATTGCCGTCCGCCGTGATTGCGCTGCGTCAAGGCATCGGCCGGCTGATCCGGGACGTGACCGACCGCGGCGTATTGATGGTTTGCGATCCCAGACTGTTGAAAAGGTCTTACGGCCAGATGTTTCTCGACAGCGTGCCCGCGATGAGACGCACCCGCGATATCGAAGAAGTGCGTGCCTTCTTCCTGCAAGAAAAGAAAGAATTAAGGACCTGA